A stretch of Oryza brachyantha chromosome 4, ObraRS2, whole genome shotgun sequence DNA encodes these proteins:
- the LOC102718453 gene encoding protein DMR6-LIKE OXYGENASE 1-like, with product MASAIGKPLLSDLVAQSGQVPPSHIRPVGDRPDLDNVDHESGAGIPLIDLKQLDGPDRRRVVEAIGSACETDGFFMVRNHGIPEEVVEGMLRVAREFFHMSESERLKCYSDDPKKAIRLSTSFNVRTEKVSNWRDFLRLHCYPLEDFIDQWPSNPHSFRQVVGTYSTEARALALRLLEAISESLGLERGHMVSAMGRQAQHMAVNYYPPCPQPELTYGLPGHKDPNAITLLLQDGVSGLQVQRNGRWVAVNPVPDALVINIGDQVQALSNDRYKSVLHRVIVNSESERISVPTFYCPSPDAVIAPADGLVDDGHPLAYRPFTYQAYYDEFWNMGLESASCLDRFRPEKRQDD from the exons ATGGCATCAGCCATTGGCAAGCCTCTCCTCAGCGATCTGGTGGCACAATCCGGGCAAGTCCCCCCGAGCCACATTCGGCCAGTGGGCGACCGCCCGGACCTCGATAACGTCGACCATGAGTCCGGCGCCGGCATTCCGCTCATCGACCTGAAACAGCTCGACGGCCCTGATCGCCGCAGGGTTGTCGAGGCCATCGGATCGGCTTGCGAAACCGATGGTTTTTTCATG GTGAGGAATCACGGCATcccggaggaggtggtggaagGGATGCTGCGCGTGGCGAGGGAGTTCTTCCACATGTCGGAGTCGGAGCGGCTCAAGTGCTACTCTGACGACCCCAAGAAGGCGATCCGGTTGTCGACGAGCTTCAACGTTCGCACCGAGAAGGTGAGCAACTGGCGCGACTTCCTGCGCCTGCATTGCTACCCCCTCGAGGACTTCATCGACCAGTGGCCCTCCAATCCGCACTCCTTCAG GCAGGTGGTCGGCACCTACTCGACGGAGGCGAGGGCGCTGGCGCTGAGGTTGCTCGAGGCGATATCCGAGAGCCTCGGGCTGGAAAGGGGCCACATGGTGTCGGCCATGGGGCGGCAAGCCCAGCACATGGCGGTGAACTACTACCCGCCGTGCCCGCAGCCGGAGCTCACCTACGGCCTGCCGGGGCACAAGGACCCCAATGCCATCACGCTGCTGCTCCAGGACGGCGTCTCCGGCCTGCAGGTCCAGCGCAATGGCCGCTGGGTGGCCGTCAACCCCGTGCCCGACGCGCTCGTCATCAACATCGGAGATCAAGTCCAG GCGCTGAGCAACGATCGGTACAAGAGCGTGCTCCACCGTGTGATCGTGAACAGCGAGAGCGAGAGGATCTCCGTGCCGACGTTCTACTGcccgtcgccggacgcggTGATCGCGCCGGCGGACGGGCTGGTGGACGACGGCCACCCGCTGGCGTACCGGCCCTTCACATACCAGGCCTACTACGATGAGTTCTGGAATATGGGCCTCGAGTCGGCCAGCTGCTTAGACCGGTTCCGGCCCGAGAAGCGGCAGGACGACTGA
- the LOC102712987 gene encoding flavanone 3-dioxygenase 2-like has protein sequence MATTQLLSTVEHREKLPEGYERPESDRPRLAEVVTDSNIPVIDLASPDKPRVVAEIARACRTYGFFQVTNHGISEELLEKVMAVALEFFRLPPEEKEKLYSDEPSKKIRLSTSFNVRKETVHNWRDYLRLHCHPLEEFVPEWPSNPAQFKEIMSTYCRQVRQLGFRLLGAISLSLGLEEDYIEKVLGEQEQHMAVNYYPRCPEPDLTYGLPKHTDPNALTILLPDPNVAGLQVLRDGGQWIAVDPRPNALTVNLGDQIQALSNGAYKSVWHRAVVNASQERMSVASFLCPCNSAVISPARELVADGDEPVYQSYTYDAYYKKFWSRNLDQEHCLELFRGQ, from the exons ATGGCAACGACGCAGCTGCTGTCCACCGTCGAGCACCGGGAGAAGCTCCCGGAGGGCTACGAGCGGCCGGAGTCCGACCGGCCGCGGCTCGCCGAAGTGGTCACGGACAGCAACATCCCGGTCATCGACCTTGCCTCGCCCGACAagccgcgcgtcgtcgccgagatTGCACGGGCCTGCCGCACCTACGGCTTCTTCCAG GTCACCAACCACGGGATATCAGAGGAGCTGCTGGAGAAGGTGATGGCCGTGGCGCTGGAGTTCTTCCGGCTGCCgccggaggagaaggagaagctgTATTCCGACGAGCCATCCAAGAAAATCAGACTCTCTACGAGTTTTAATGTCCGCAAGGAGACGGTACACAACTGGAGGGATTATCTCCGCCTTCACTGCCACCCGCTTGAGGAATTTGTGCCCGAGTGGCCCTCTAATCCGGCACAGTTCAA AGAGATCATGAGCACGTACTGCCGCCAAGTCCGGCAGCTGGGGTTCCGGCTTCTCGGCGCCATCTCTCTCAGCCTCGGCCTGGAGGAGGACTACATCGAGAAGGTTCTCGGCGAGCAGGAGCAGCACATGGCCGTGAATTACTACCCGCGGTGCCCGGAGCCGGACCTGACCTACGGCCTGCCCAAGCACACAGACCCCAACGCCCTCACCATCCTCCTCCCGGACCCTAACGTCGCCGGCCTCCAGGTCCTCAGGGACGGCGGCCAGTGGATCGCCGTCGACCCCCGGCCCAACGCTCTCACCGTCAACCTTGGCGACCAGATACAG GCTCTGAGCAACGGCGCGTACAAGAGCGTGTGGCACCGTGCGGTGGTGAACGCGTCGCAAGAGCGCATGTCGGTGGCCTCTTTCCTCTGCCCGTGCAACAGCGCGGTGATCAGCCCGGCGAGGGAGCTCGTCGCCGACGGGGACGAGCCCGTGTACCAGAGCTACACCTACGACGCGTACTACAAGAAGTTCTGGAGCAGGAACCTGGACCAGGAGCACTGCCTCGAACTCTTCAGAGGCCAGTAG
- the LOC102712718 gene encoding brassinosteroid-responsive RING protein 1-like has protein sequence MSFPLVLLCSEIPRPVVALFKLFQAVALAFVLALCFLGLYEFPYTAEDHAPLIHGRRRHPLGDGLQPEKVKQSLPLVEYMHLAELSPSPAAACHDGESGYPTTCRVCLEGLEATDEVRRLGNCTHAFHIGCIDRWIDLGEVTCPLCRSHLLPRQRRGLLGSRRFG, from the coding sequence ATGAGCTTCCCGCTCGTGCTCCTCTGCAGCGAGATCCCGCGGCCCGTCGTCGCGCTGTTCAAGCTGTTCCAAGCCGTCGCGCTGGCCTTCGTGCTGGCGCTCTGCTTCCTCGGCCTCTACGAGTTCCCCTACACCGCCGAGGACCACGCCCCGCTCatccacggccgccgccgccatcccctCGGCGACGGCCTGCAGCCCGAGAAGGTGAAGCAGAGCCTCCCGTTGGTCGAGTACATGCACCTCGCCGagctgtcgccgtcgccggcggcggcttgccACGACGGCGAGAGCGGCTACCCGACCACCTGCAGGGTGTGCCTGGAGGGGCTGGAGGCGACGGACGAGGTGAGGCGGCTGGGCAACTGCACCCACGCCTTCCACATCGGCTGCATCGACCGGTGGATCGACCTGGGCGAGGTGACGTGTCCTCTCTGTCGGTCCCACCTGCTGCCGCGTCAGCGGAGGGGCCTGCTTGGCAGTAGGCGGTTCGGCTAA
- the LOC102718173 gene encoding E3 ubiquitin-protein ligase EL5-like, which translates to MARPCSSYDLAMRQKLLLFLDILAVLRFLVAALLDRLGIVSIQDNELPAGQLPWGDGVDTVAMERLMEAALSMSRYRLRRRRASPGGDDELMAAGGDGSAAICTICLAGLEAEGGGGCQVAELSGCSHAFHASCIDGWVGEAGTCPLCRTPVLPPLHMPA; encoded by the coding sequence ATGGCGCGTCCCTGCAGCAGCTACGACCTCGCGATGCGGCAGAAGCTGCTGCTCTTCCTCGAcatcctcgccgtcctccgctTCCTTGTGGCGGCCCTCCTCGACCGCCTTGGCATCGTGTCCATCCAGGACAACGAGCTCCCCGCCGGCCAGCTGCCCTGGGGCGACGGCGTAGATACGGTCGCGATGGAGCGCCTCATGGAGGCGGCGCTCAGTATGTCGCGGTACaggctacggcggcggcgtgcctcGCCGGGCGGAGACGACGAGCTgatggccgccggcggcgacgggagcgcGGCCATCTGCACGATTTGCTTGGCGGGACTGGAGGctgaaggaggaggaggatgccaGGTCGCGGAGTTGAGCGGCTGCTCGCACGCGTTCCACGCTTCGTGCATCGATGGCTGGGTGGGCGAGGCGGGAACCTGCCCTCTGTGCCGCACGCCGGTGCTCCCGCCTTTGCATATGCCGGCGTAG
- the LOC102712439 gene encoding MADS-box transcription factor 17 — protein MGRGRVELKRIENKINRQVTFSKRRNGLLKKAYELSVLCDAEVALIIFSSRGKLYEFGNAGINKTLEKYNNCCYNAQGSNSALAGGEPQSWYQEMSRLKTKLECLQRSQRHMLGEDLGPLSIKELQQLEKQLEYSLSQARQRKTQIMMEQVNDLRRKERQLGELNKQLKNKLEAGADGSSYGATQDSWAHGSVVSGGTVLNAQPPLDIDCEPTLQIGYYQFVPPEAAIARNKADYAGGGGQDNNFVLGWPL, from the exons ATGGGGAGGGGAAGGGTTGAGCTGAAGCGCATCGAGAACAAGATCAACCGGCAGGTCACCTTCTCCAAGCGCCGCAACGGCCTCCTCAAGAAGGCGTACGAGCTCTCCGTGCTCTGCGACGCGGAGGTGGCGCTCATCATCTTCTCCAGCCGCGGCAAGCTCTACGAATTCGGCAACGCCGG aaTAAACAAGACACTGGAAAAGTACAACAACTGTTGTTACAATGCTCAAGGTTCGAATAGTGCTCTTGCTGGCGGTGAACCTCAG AGTTGGTACCAAGAAATGTCACGGCTCAAGACTAAGCTTGAATGTCTCCAACGCTCTCAGAG ACACATGCTTGGTGAAGACCTTGGACCATTGAGCATAAAGGAACTGCAGCAGCTGGAGAAGCAACTGGAATACTCATTATCACAGGCTCGACAACGAAAG ACACAGATCATGATGGAACAGGTCAACGATCTTCGCCGAAAG GAACGCCAGCTTGGAGAACTCAATAAGCAACTGAAAAACAAG CTAGAAGCAGGAGCTGATGGCAGCAGCTACGGAGCCACCCAGGATTCCTGGGCCCATGGCAGCGTCGTCAGTGGCGGCACAGTGCTGAATGCTCAACCACCGCTAGATATTGACTGTGAGCCTACTCTGCAAATTGG GTATTATCAGTTCGTTCCTCCTGAGGCGGCCATTGCAAGAAACAAGGCAGATTATGCCGGAGGAGGTGGTCAGGACAACAACTTCGTACTGGGATGGCCCCTCTAA